In one window of Flavobacterium ginsengisoli DNA:
- a CDS encoding rhodanese-related sulfurtransferase: protein MQLYNTLSAEERAVMIDDAGKQRLTLSFYAYAKIQDPQKFRNDLFVAWNALDALGRIYVANEGINAQMSIPEENLEAFRTTLEAYDFMKGIRLNEAVEHDDHSFLKLTIKVRHKIVADGLNDDTFDVTNIGVHLKAKEFNQILDDPNTIVVDFRNHYESEVGHFKNAITPDVETFRESLPIINEQLKDHKDDKNLVMYCTGGIRCEKASAYFKHQGFKNVYQLEGGIINYAKQLKEEGLESKFIGKNFVFDNRLGERITDDIISQCHQCGKPCDNHTNCENDGCHLLFIQCDDCKATMENCCSTECLEIIHMPLVDQVRLRTGKQVGNKVFRKGKSENLKFKHSGELPETALATAQKPADIRQKIKVKKVLLGKAEHYYVKAQVGQFTVENHELNSGDKILISGPTTGDQELILDKIIVNGAETQSAKVGDKVTFEVPFRIRLSDKVYKILD, encoded by the coding sequence ATGCAACTGTATAACACTTTGAGCGCAGAAGAAAGAGCTGTCATGATCGATGATGCGGGTAAACAACGACTAACGTTGTCTTTCTATGCGTATGCCAAAATTCAAGATCCACAAAAATTTCGTAATGACTTGTTCGTAGCCTGGAATGCTCTAGATGCATTAGGTCGAATTTATGTTGCCAATGAAGGAATAAATGCTCAAATGAGTATTCCTGAAGAAAATTTGGAAGCTTTTAGAACAACTCTTGAAGCTTATGATTTCATGAAAGGCATTCGTTTGAATGAAGCTGTAGAGCATGATGACCATTCGTTTTTAAAATTAACAATCAAAGTTCGTCACAAAATCGTTGCCGATGGATTAAACGATGATACTTTTGATGTAACCAATATAGGCGTTCACTTGAAAGCCAAAGAATTCAATCAGATTTTAGATGATCCGAACACGATTGTAGTTGATTTTAGAAATCATTACGAAAGTGAAGTTGGACATTTTAAAAATGCGATTACTCCAGATGTTGAGACATTTAGAGAAAGTTTGCCAATTATCAACGAACAGCTTAAAGATCACAAAGACGATAAAAATCTGGTAATGTATTGTACTGGAGGTATTCGTTGTGAAAAAGCAAGTGCTTATTTCAAACACCAAGGTTTCAAAAACGTGTATCAATTAGAAGGTGGAATTATTAATTACGCTAAACAACTGAAAGAAGAAGGTTTAGAAAGTAAGTTTATTGGTAAAAACTTCGTATTTGATAATCGTCTGGGCGAAAGAATTACGGATGATATTATCTCACAATGCCACCAATGCGGAAAACCTTGTGATAACCACACGAATTGCGAAAATGACGGCTGTCATTTATTGTTTATTCAGTGTGATGATTGTAAAGCAACAATGGAAAACTGTTGTTCTACAGAATGTTTAGAAATCATCCACATGCCTTTAGTTGATCAAGTTCGTTTAAGAACTGGAAAACAAGTTGGAAACAAAGTATTCAGAAAAGGAAAATCTGAAAACTTGAAATTCAAACATTCAGGGGAATTGCCAGAAACTGCTTTGGCAACAGCTCAAAAGCCAGCAGATATCCGTCAGAAAATAAAAGTAAAGAAAGTACTTCTTGGAAAAGCAGAACACTATTACGTAAAAGCTCAAGTTGGACAATTTACAGTAGAAAATCACGAATTAAACAGTGGTGATAAAATCTTAATTTCTGGTCCAACAACTGGAGATCAAGAATTGATTTTAGACAAAATCATTGTTAACGGCGCAGAAACTCAATCTGCTAAAGTTGGTGATAAGGTTACTTTTGAGGTTCCTTTCAGAATTAGATTGTCTGATAAAGTATACAAGATTTTAGATTGA
- a CDS encoding peptidase U32 family protein — translation MTINNTIELMSPAGDFESLQAALDNGCDSVYFGVEQLNMRARSTVNFTIDDLKEIANRCEAKKVRSYLTLNTIIYDHDLSVVKTLLNKSKEANITAVIASDQAVIAMARSIGMEVHISTQLNVTNIETIKFYSLFADTMVLSRELSLRQVKNITDQIEKEQIKGPNGNLVEIEIFGHGALCMAVSGKCYLSLHSHNSSANRGACKQNCRKKYTVIDQETGFEIELDNEYMMSPKDLCTLDFLDQVIDSGIKVLKIEGRGRAPEYVATVTKTYREAIDAYYDRTFSKEKTAVWMKALETVYNRGFWSGYYLGQELGEWSDIPGSAATQKKVYVGKGTHYFPKAEVGQFTIEAYDIKVGDKILITGPSTGAQEMIIGEMFVNDLTTEKATKGDDCTFKLPFRIRMSDKLYKIVEA, via the coding sequence ATGACAATTAACAATACAATTGAACTCATGTCTCCAGCTGGAGATTTTGAGTCGCTTCAGGCTGCTTTAGATAATGGCTGTGATTCAGTATATTTTGGAGTTGAACAGCTTAATATGCGTGCTCGTTCAACGGTGAATTTTACAATTGACGATTTAAAAGAAATCGCCAATCGATGTGAAGCAAAAAAAGTTCGAAGTTATTTGACTTTAAACACGATTATTTACGATCATGATTTGTCAGTTGTAAAAACATTATTGAACAAGTCCAAAGAAGCTAATATTACAGCTGTAATTGCATCAGACCAAGCCGTAATTGCAATGGCAAGATCAATTGGAATGGAAGTTCATATTTCGACCCAATTGAATGTTACCAACATAGAAACCATCAAATTCTACAGTTTATTTGCAGATACAATGGTTTTAAGTCGTGAATTAAGCTTACGTCAAGTAAAAAATATTACCGATCAAATTGAGAAAGAGCAGATAAAAGGACCAAATGGAAATTTAGTCGAAATCGAAATTTTTGGTCACGGTGCTTTGTGTATGGCGGTTTCAGGGAAATGTTATTTGAGTCTGCATTCGCATAATTCATCTGCAAATCGTGGCGCATGCAAACAGAATTGCCGTAAAAAGTATACCGTAATTGATCAGGAAACAGGTTTCGAAATCGAATTGGATAACGAATACATGATGTCGCCAAAAGATTTATGTACATTGGATTTCTTAGATCAAGTTATTGATTCTGGAATTAAAGTTTTAAAAATCGAAGGACGAGGCCGTGCGCCAGAATATGTGGCAACGGTAACCAAAACCTACCGTGAAGCAATTGATGCGTATTACGATCGAACTTTTTCAAAAGAAAAAACCGCAGTTTGGATGAAAGCTTTAGAAACAGTTTACAATCGTGGATTCTGGTCGGGTTATTATCTAGGTCAGGAATTAGGCGAGTGGAGCGATATTCCTGGATCTGCAGCGACTCAGAAAAAGGTTTATGTTGGGAAAGGAACACATTATTTCCCAAAAGCAGAAGTTGGGCAGTTCACAATAGAAGCTTACGATATTAAAGTCGGAGATAAAATATTGATAACAGGACCAAGTACTGGAGCTCAAGAAATGATTATCGGTGAAATGTTTGTGAACGATCTTACAACAGAAAAAGCCACAAAAGGAGATGACTGTACTTTCAAATTGCCATTCAGAATTAGGATGTCAGACAAACTGTATAAAATTGTTGAAGCATAA
- a CDS encoding ferredoxin gives MVIITLQRDKCIGCNYCVEMDPIHFQMSKKDGKSVLLHSQNAKGFFTLKSPNHAIVESCELAAKACPVKIITVKET, from the coding sequence ATGGTTATCATCACTTTACAAAGAGATAAATGCATTGGCTGTAATTATTGCGTTGAAATGGATCCAATTCATTTTCAAATGTCTAAAAAAGATGGGAAATCGGTATTGCTTCATTCGCAGAATGCAAAAGGATTTTTTACTTTAAAATCTCCAAATCATGCGATTGTGGAAAGCTGCGAATTGGCGGCAAAAGCTTGTCCAGTGAAGATTATTACCGTTAAGGAAACTTAA
- a CDS encoding SMI1/KNR4 family protein → MSYTSNSSILLLEQLIANKLPDEYKEFLELFTNFLIAEEKKDTGNIFYFDPIKALLEKEQIKKDEDIYYFEKLRYLVKEDSLTTENVSCHSNNSFIEIERINSSIIIAGYDGVYLYFDPLDNFSVWEFWLDDGSVGKIADNFKDFLSQYDIEYAE, encoded by the coding sequence ATGTCATATACATCTAACAGTTCAATACTTTTACTTGAGCAATTAATAGCCAATAAACTTCCTGATGAATACAAGGAGTTTCTTGAACTTTTTACTAATTTTTTAATAGCAGAAGAGAAAAAAGATACAGGAAACATTTTCTATTTTGATCCTATTAAAGCTTTATTAGAAAAAGAACAGATTAAAAAAGATGAAGATATTTATTACTTTGAGAAACTTAGATATCTTGTAAAAGAAGATTCCCTAACTACCGAAAATGTATCCTGCCATTCAAATAACAGTTTTATAGAAATAGAACGTATTAACAGCAGTATCATTATTGCAGGTTATGATGGAGTTTACCTCTATTTTGATCCCTTAGATAATTTTTCTGTTTGGGAGTTTTGGTTAGATGATGGCAGTGTTGGAAAAATAGCTGATAATTTTAAAGACTTTTTAAGTCAATATGATATTGAATATGCTGAATAA
- a CDS encoding XAC2610-related protein: MKIKLFLFLIAQVYISNAQKAYISNDFLKGHTLYFLKQTKNSEIKEYYKLIENQTKKTVLEYGSKEFSNSETLKTAKINSFKSIPESNIRVLGDLNFDGRQDIVIHETEINDDGCYTAQATAHVFINTTNGFLSSPSISRLYNDAYCVRGGSFEIDTKNKRIITSSSGGAALHVSSYYIISGMEAKEVANFEEEGDPYSPFSKITGKKWKDNNWVSFSSLSVYEPNLDKVFSFDTKNEKGRVLLFKDKDVLYYAFQQNDEYKFVSFAYPSSPEKADKATFKFKKQNTNYELEFNSGSIKYTIYETSNEFGIKIYVSGKLSDWKGIAKTGTLAELVNVNFKNVTKE, translated from the coding sequence ATGAAAATAAAGCTTTTCCTTTTTCTAATTGCACAGGTGTACATCTCAAATGCCCAAAAAGCTTATATAAGTAATGATTTTTTAAAAGGTCATACTTTATATTTTCTGAAACAAACCAAGAATTCAGAAATAAAAGAATATTATAAACTTATAGAGAATCAAACCAAGAAAACGGTACTCGAATATGGCTCTAAAGAATTTTCTAATTCAGAAACGCTAAAAACGGCTAAAATCAATTCTTTCAAAAGTATTCCTGAAAGCAACATTCGTGTTTTGGGAGATCTGAATTTTGACGGAAGGCAGGATATCGTAATCCATGAAACCGAAATTAACGACGACGGCTGTTATACCGCTCAGGCAACAGCTCATGTTTTTATCAATACAACAAACGGTTTTCTTAGCAGTCCAAGTATAAGTCGCCTATATAATGATGCTTATTGTGTAAGAGGCGGTTCATTTGAAATTGACACTAAAAACAAACGCATTATTACTTCGAGTAGTGGCGGTGCGGCACTTCATGTCTCTTCGTACTACATCATTTCTGGGATGGAGGCTAAAGAGGTTGCAAATTTTGAAGAAGAAGGTGATCCATATTCTCCATTTTCTAAAATAACAGGTAAAAAATGGAAAGACAATAATTGGGTTTCATTCTCTTCTCTATCTGTCTATGAGCCAAACTTAGATAAAGTGTTTTCTTTTGATACAAAAAATGAAAAAGGCCGTGTGCTCCTATTCAAGGATAAGGATGTTTTGTATTATGCATTTCAACAAAACGATGAATATAAATTTGTATCGTTCGCATATCCGTCAAGTCCAGAGAAAGCTGACAAAGCAACATTTAAATTCAAAAAACAAAACACCAATTATGAATTGGAGTTTAATAGCGGTAGTATAAAATATACAATTTATGAAACTTCCAATGAATTTGGAATCAAGATTTATGTCAGTGGAAAATTATCTGATTGGAAAGGAATAGCTAAAACTGGAACTCTAGCCGAATTAGTAAATGTTAATTTCAAAAATGTAACTAAGGAATAA
- a CDS encoding ankyrin repeat domain-containing protein, translated as MFLENGVDVNYSKPVAQDTSSMNDYLDWIVSATNISNESSFTLNNSYTYGGESLLHVATKKGNLSMVKLLIEAGANINIQDESGNTPLHYSAANGKKDVVKYLLDNKADASIVNVKEQKAIDYSNVKGFNEITELILKYAPSGTVVNPIQTTHADTPKTDTSNSMEAKKKALLDLKELLDAGILTSEEFDAEKSKILKG; from the coding sequence TTGTTTTTAGAAAACGGAGTTGACGTTAATTACAGCAAACCCGTCGCTCAAGATACTTCTTCAATGAATGATTATTTGGACTGGATTGTTAGTGCGACTAATATCTCTAACGAATCTAGTTTTACCTTAAACAATTCTTATACTTACGGCGGAGAAAGTCTACTGCATGTTGCTACCAAAAAAGGAAACCTAAGTATGGTAAAGCTACTGATTGAAGCTGGAGCAAACATCAACATCCAAGACGAATCTGGAAATACACCATTACATTATAGCGCTGCCAACGGAAAGAAAGATGTTGTAAAGTATTTACTAGACAACAAAGCAGATGCTTCAATCGTAAACGTAAAAGAACAAAAAGCAATTGATTATTCGAATGTGAAAGGCTTTAATGAAATCACAGAATTAATTTTGAAATATGCTCCTTCAGGAACGGTTGTAAATCCAATTCAAACCACACATGCTGACACTCCAAAAACAGACACTTCAAATTCGATGGAGGCCAAGAAAAAAGCATTATTAGATTTAAAAGAACTTTTGGATGCTGGGATTTTAACTTCTGAAGAATTTGACGCTGAGAAAAGTAAAATTTTAAAAGGATAA
- a CDS encoding ankyrin repeat domain-containing protein: protein MSMSFIVACENGNRKIAELLLQNKEVDVKYTDELGRTALHYAAHRGYLDIVKILTEDGADINYEDHQGETPLYFACLQKQKQTALHLLENGAEITKNDKYGNSLLHLVVQTAQIDIATKLLEAGIDVNLLNNNGETPLILASAKLNREIIQLLLDKGADINVTDKQGNTPLLYACYTKSIPMVTLLLDNGANINHVNHSGENALLIACYETNRMLAKLLIERGSDVFTSSNNGYSPIWYACANNQKGDCRFVFRKRS, encoded by the coding sequence ATGTCAATGTCATTTATAGTTGCCTGCGAAAACGGAAACAGAAAAATAGCAGAATTACTTCTTCAAAATAAAGAAGTAGATGTAAAATATACAGACGAACTTGGAAGAACTGCACTTCATTACGCAGCTCATAGAGGTTACCTTGATATCGTAAAAATTCTAACCGAAGATGGTGCCGATATCAATTATGAAGATCATCAAGGAGAAACGCCTTTGTACTTTGCTTGCCTTCAAAAACAAAAACAAACGGCGTTGCATCTTTTAGAAAATGGAGCAGAAATTACCAAAAACGACAAATACGGAAATAGTCTGCTTCATTTGGTCGTTCAGACGGCTCAAATCGATATTGCAACAAAGTTGCTTGAAGCAGGTATCGATGTTAATTTACTGAATAACAACGGAGAAACTCCGTTAATATTGGCTTCAGCAAAACTAAATAGAGAAATTATTCAATTGCTTTTAGACAAAGGGGCTGACATAAATGTTACCGATAAGCAAGGAAATACACCTCTTCTTTATGCTTGTTACACCAAATCGATTCCGATGGTGACTTTGCTTCTAGATAATGGAGCTAATATAAATCATGTAAATCATTCTGGCGAAAATGCTCTTTTGATTGCTTGTTATGAAACTAATAGAATGTTAGCTAAATTATTGATTGAAAGAGGTTCTGATGTATTTACTTCAAGTAACAATGGATATTCTCCTATTTGGTACGCTTGCGCAAATAATCAAAAAGGAGATTGTCGCTTTGTTTTTAGAAAACGGAGTTGA
- a CDS encoding ankyrin repeat domain-containing protein: MQTQNQIENFLFQGKFDEARECLNNGEKFNDQYLKNNFSQIMSKIIEAKEIDFIEKLIKAGFIETDIYELDSFDQSIFKPLALYLKDNEESIAFFKELMSKMDNINDEISDKTLLGYFLEKGISPKIVKVLVDDFGANTQYKNNAGENFIYTILNTYGLDPEKVKEYITILIDNGVDINEKNIVGTTPLMCAVKRNQKELLPVLLENGADPNETDNQENSAFYYAAAEQFSFQMYELLAESSSANFNNINKNGKTLLTEFIRMMSDSEYDLNSLQKLLSDGADLNHCAEYYGNPKSGVDYIVEKKSGILKSVLESGSVDVNEQDDQGNTVLHKVCAYNVNYDAEAAKETYRKVKLLLENGADKEITNDKDETALKLASDDNLKIKTVELLMKQ; encoded by the coding sequence ATGCAAACACAAAACCAAATTGAAAATTTCCTTTTTCAGGGAAAATTTGACGAGGCCAGAGAATGCCTAAATAACGGAGAAAAATTTAATGACCAATACTTGAAAAATAATTTTTCGCAGATAATGTCCAAAATTATTGAAGCCAAAGAAATTGACTTCATTGAAAAATTAATAAAAGCTGGATTTATAGAGACCGATATTTACGAATTGGACAGTTTTGATCAATCTATTTTTAAACCATTGGCTTTATACTTAAAAGATAATGAAGAATCAATTGCTTTTTTCAAGGAATTGATGTCGAAAATGGATAACATTAACGATGAAATAAGCGATAAAACCCTTCTTGGCTATTTTCTTGAAAAAGGAATTTCGCCAAAAATAGTTAAAGTATTAGTTGATGATTTTGGAGCTAATACTCAGTATAAGAACAATGCAGGTGAAAATTTTATTTACACAATTTTGAATACTTATGGTCTTGATCCAGAGAAAGTAAAAGAATACATTACCATTTTAATAGATAACGGAGTTGACATTAATGAGAAAAACATTGTTGGGACAACACCTTTAATGTGTGCTGTGAAAAGAAACCAAAAAGAACTTCTGCCTGTTTTATTAGAAAATGGTGCCGATCCTAATGAAACTGATAACCAAGAAAACAGCGCTTTCTACTACGCTGCAGCCGAACAGTTTTCTTTTCAGATGTACGAACTTTTAGCAGAATCATCATCAGCCAATTTTAATAATATCAATAAAAACGGAAAAACCTTACTTACCGAGTTTATCAGAATGATGTCTGATTCTGAGTATGATCTAAATTCACTACAAAAATTATTGTCAGATGGAGCCGATTTAAATCATTGTGCTGAATATTATGGAAATCCGAAATCAGGTGTGGATTATATTGTTGAGAAAAAATCGGGTATTTTAAAATCAGTGCTTGAGAGTGGATCTGTTGACGTTAACGAACAAGACGATCAGGGCAACACTGTTTTACACAAAGTTTGCGCGTATAATGTTAATTATGATGCTGAAGCCGCAAAAGAAACCTATAGAAAAGTAAAATTACTTCTTGAAAACGGTGCAGATAAAGAAATTACCAACGATAAAGACGAAACGGCTTTAAAACTTGCTTCTGATGACAACCTAAAAATCAAAACGGTTGAACTTTTAATGAAACAATAA
- a CDS encoding PSP1 domain-containing protein, whose product MACTSCSTSDGGAPKGCKNNGTCGTDSRNKLTVFDWLSNMSPSNGEAIFDCVEVRFKNGRKEFFRNSEKLTLSIGDIVATVASPGHDIGIVTLTGELVKIQMKKKGVNYESNEVPKIYRKASQKDIDIWSVARDREEPMKVRARELAIQHKLEMKISDIEFQGDGSKATFYYTANDRVDFRMLIKDFAKEFSTRVEMKQVGFRQEAARLGGVGSCGRELCCSTWLTDFRSVNTSAARYQQLSLNPQKLAGQCGKLKCCLNYELDTYMDALKDFPDYDTKLITEKGDAVCQKQDIFKGLMWFAYTNNFANWHVLKIDQVKEIIAENKQKNKVSSLEDFAVEVISEPEKDFNNAMGQESLTRFDQPKRKKKPNRKRKQNAETAGVATPVKPQQDKNVNTAKPAANTNNPNNGNVNNGNANKPTNQNNPNKQNHKKKHNSNKPNNPNKQNSNENKPAEPRKPITNTKNENKK is encoded by the coding sequence ATGGCATGTACAAGTTGTTCAACCTCAGACGGTGGCGCACCAAAAGGTTGTAAAAATAATGGGACTTGCGGCACCGATAGCCGCAATAAATTGACGGTTTTTGACTGGCTTTCGAACATGAGCCCGTCTAATGGAGAGGCGATTTTTGATTGTGTTGAGGTTCGTTTTAAGAATGGACGCAAGGAATTTTTTAGAAATTCAGAGAAATTAACTTTAAGTATTGGCGATATTGTAGCAACTGTTGCTTCGCCTGGACATGATATTGGAATTGTGACTCTTACAGGAGAATTGGTAAAGATTCAAATGAAGAAAAAAGGGGTAAATTACGAAAGTAATGAGGTTCCAAAAATTTACAGAAAAGCATCTCAAAAAGATATTGACATTTGGTCTGTAGCACGTGATCGTGAAGAACCAATGAAAGTTCGCGCACGAGAATTGGCAATTCAGCATAAATTGGAAATGAAAATTTCGGATATCGAATTTCAAGGAGACGGATCAAAAGCAACTTTTTACTACACAGCAAATGATCGTGTCGATTTTAGAATGCTGATCAAAGATTTTGCTAAAGAATTCAGTACCAGAGTAGAAATGAAACAGGTTGGTTTCCGTCAGGAAGCGGCACGTTTAGGTGGAGTTGGTTCTTGCGGACGCGAACTTTGCTGTTCGACTTGGTTAACCGATTTTAGAAGTGTTAATACATCAGCGGCTCGTTATCAGCAGTTATCATTGAATCCGCAAAAATTAGCAGGACAATGCGGTAAATTAAAATGCTGTCTAAACTATGAGCTAGACACTTACATGGATGCTTTAAAAGATTTTCCAGATTACGATACCAAACTAATCACAGAAAAAGGCGACGCAGTTTGCCAAAAACAAGATATTTTTAAAGGATTAATGTGGTTTGCTTACACCAACAACTTCGCAAACTGGCATGTTTTAAAAATTGATCAGGTAAAAGAAATTATCGCTGAAAATAAACAGAAAAACAAAGTTTCTTCTTTAGAAGATTTTGCCGTTGAAGTAATTTCAGAACCTGAAAAAGATTTTAACAATGCAATGGGTCAAGAAAGCTTAACTCGTTTTGACCAACCAAAAAGAAAGAAAAAGCCAAATCGCAAGCGTAAACAAAATGCAGAAACGGCTGGTGTTGCAACTCCAGTAAAACCGCAACAGGATAAAAATGTAAATACTGCTAAACCAGCAGCAAATACTAATAATCCGAACAATGGTAATGTGAATAATGGCAATGCAAATAAGCCAACCAATCAAAACAATCCGAATAAGCAAAATCATAAGAAAAAGCATAATTCGAATAAGCCAAACAATCCGAATAAGCAAAATTCAAATGAAAATAAACCGGCTGAACCTAGAAAACCAATAACGAATACTAAAAATGAGAATAAAAAATAG
- a CDS encoding gliding motility lipoprotein GldH translates to MRIKNSGILLLVAILLFSCDKKRVFDQYKSVGSAWHKDSIVSFDLPVLDSTKKYNAFVNIRDNNNYPFNNLFLIVALETPSGFTKVDTLEYQMAEPDGTLLGNGFSDIKESKLFYKEDVKFTGKYKVHIKQAVRQSGKIPGVEALEGITDVGFRIEQKD, encoded by the coding sequence ATGAGAATAAAAAATAGCGGAATTCTTCTTTTGGTAGCAATACTTCTTTTTTCTTGTGATAAAAAAAGAGTATTTGATCAGTATAAATCTGTTGGAAGTGCTTGGCACAAAGACAGTATTGTGAGCTTTGATCTGCCAGTTTTAGATTCTACAAAAAAATACAATGCTTTTGTAAACATTCGAGACAACAATAATTATCCTTTTAATAATTTATTTTTAATTGTTGCTCTTGAAACGCCGAGCGGTTTTACAAAAGTCGATACATTAGAATACCAAATGGCAGAACCAGATGGAACATTGTTAGGAAACGGATTTTCTGACATAAAAGAAAGCAAGCTTTTTTATAAAGAAGATGTAAAGTTTACAGGAAAATACAAAGTGCACATCAAACAAGCTGTTAGACAGTCGGGTAAAATTCCTGGTGTTGAAGCTTTAGAGGGAATTACAGACGTTGGTTTTAGAATAGAACAAAAAGATTAG